Within Pseudomonas cichorii, the genomic segment TGGTGAAACCCGCGTGGAGTAATCCCCGCCGCACAAAAATCGCCCCCATAAAAAAACCCATCCGAAGATGGGTTTTTTGTCATTCAGCGCGTGTTACACGGTCTTGCCAGTGTTCACAGGAGCCGGGCCTTCAGCGACACCCAGGTCATCTTCATGACGGGTTTCGACGATTGCCGAACCACCGGAAGCCAGCTCAGCCTGCAGCTTGTCGTTGTCCAGCTCGCCAACCCACTTGGCAACAACCAGCGTCGCGACAGCGTTACCGACCAGGTTGGTCAGAGCGCGGGCTTCGGACATGAAGCGGTCGATACCCAGGATCAGCGCCAGACCGGCAACCGGCAGGTGGCCGACGGCCGACAGGGTTGCAGCCAGAACGATGAAGCCACTACCGGTCACGCCAGCAGCACCTTTGGAGGACAGCAGCAGCACCAGCAACAGGGTGATCTGGTGAGTGATGTCCATCTCGGTGTTGGTCGCCTGAGCGATGAACACGGCAGCCATGGTCAGGTAGATCGAGGTACCGTCCAGGTTGAAGGAGTAACCGGTCGGGATAACCAGACCAACCACCGACTTCTGTGCACCCAGACGCTCCATCTTGATCAGCATGCGTGGCAGTGCCGATTCCGAAGAGGAAGTACCCAGTACGATCAGCAGCTCTTCACGGATGTAGCGAATCACCTTGGAGATGGTGAAACCGTGCGCACGGCAGATGGCGCCCAGTACCAGCATCACGAACAGGAAGCAGGTGATGTAGAAGCAGATCATCAACTGACCGAGCTGCACCAGGGAACCCACACCGTAGGCGCCGATGGTGAAGGCCATGGCACCGAACGCACCGATAGGCGCCAGCTTCATGATCATGTTGATGATGTTGAACATCACGTGAGCGAAGCGATCGATGAAGTCCAGGACCGGACGACCGTAGGCACCCAGGCGATGCAGCGCGAAGCCGAAGATCACCGAGAACATCAGCACTTGCAGGATGTCGCCGTTGGCAAACGCGCCGACGATGGTGTTCGGAATCACGTTGAGGATAAAGCCGACGATGCTCTGGTCTTTACCGGCTGTGAC encodes:
- a CDS encoding dicarboxylate/amino acid:cation symporter codes for the protein MTTRQPFYKTLYFQVIVAIVIGILIGHFYPDTGKALKPLGDGFIKLIKMVIAPIIFCTVVSGIAGMQNMKSVGKTGGYALLYFEIVSTLALVIGLVVVNVVKPGVGMNIDVSTLDASKIAAYVTAGKDQSIVGFILNVIPNTIVGAFANGDILQVLMFSVIFGFALHRLGAYGRPVLDFIDRFAHVMFNIINMIMKLAPIGAFGAMAFTIGAYGVGSLVQLGQLMICFYITCFLFVMLVLGAICRAHGFTISKVIRYIREELLIVLGTSSSESALPRMLIKMERLGAQKSVVGLVIPTGYSFNLDGTSIYLTMAAVFIAQATNTEMDITHQITLLLVLLLSSKGAAGVTGSGFIVLAATLSAVGHLPVAGLALILGIDRFMSEARALTNLVGNAVATLVVAKWVGELDNDKLQAELASGGSAIVETRHEDDLGVAEGPAPVNTGKTV